The sequence below is a genomic window from Streptomyces sp. V1I1.
CCCGGCCTCTCGCAGGGCCAGAAGTTCAAGAAGCACGGCATCCGCGCGTCCCACACCGCCGAGGTGGTCCTGGAGGATGTCCGCGTCCCCGGGCACTGCCTGCTCGGCGGCAAGGAGAAGCTCGACGAGCGTCTCGCCCGGGCGCGCGAGAGGGCCAAGGCGGGCGGCGAGCGCTTGAAGAACGCGGCCATGGCCACCTTCGAGGCGTCCCGCCCGGCCGTCGGCGCGATGGCGGTGGGCACCGCCCGCGCCGCGTACGAAGTCGCCCTCGACTACGCCACGACGCGCAGCCAGTTCGGCCGCCCGATCATCGACAACCAGGGCATCGCCTTCCAGCTGGCCGACATGCGCACCCAGATCGACGCCGCGCGGCTGCTGGTGTGGCGTGCCTCCTGGATGGCGGCGACGGGCAAGCCCTTCACCTCCGCCGAGGGCTCCATGTCCAAGCTGTACGCCTCCGAGACCGCGAAGAAGGTGACGGCGCAGGCCATCCAGATCCTGGGCGGCAACGGCTTCACCCGCGAGTACCCAGTGGAGCGCATGCATCGCGACGCCGCGATCTACACGATCTTCGAGGGCACCAGCGAGATCCAGCGCCTGGTGATCGCCAGAACCCTTTCGGGCATGCCGATTCGCTAGTTTCTGTCCCTAATTGCCGGAGTGGCCGGAATTGCCGGAGTGGCCGGACGGGCTTGATATCAAGCCCGTCCGGCGACTGCGCGCAGTCCGGTGATGACGAACCCGCAGCGAGGTCAGGCGGCGAGCAGCGCCTCGATCGCGGCGACGACCTCCGCGGCCTCAGGCTCCGTGGTCGGCCGGATCCGGGCCACGACCTGGCCGTCCTTGCCGATGAGGAACTTCTCGAAGTTCCACTGGATGTCGCCCGCCTCGCCGTCGGCGTCCGCGACCTTCGTCAGCTCCGCGTACAGCGGGTGCCGGTCGGCGCCGTTCACATCCGCCTTCTCCAGCATCGGGAAGGTCACGCCGTACGTCGCCGAGCAGAAGGACTGGATCTCCTCCGCGCTGCCCGGCTCCTGGCCCGCGAACTGGTTGCACGGCACGCCGAGGACGCTGAACCCCTGGTCGCCGTACTGCTTCTGCAGCCGCTCCAGACCGCCGTACTGCGGGGTCAGCCCGCACTTGGAGGCGACGTTCACCAGCAGGACGGCCTTGCCCTGGTAGTCGGCGAGCGAGGTGGGTTCACCGGCGAGCGTGCGCAGCGGGATGTCGTACAGGGTCATGGAAATCTCCTCAGTGACAGGCAATCGACGTTCATTGTGAACGCCAGGGACGGAAGAGACCTTCCTGCACGACCGATACGAGAAGATTGCCCTCCCGGTCGTAGATACGGCCGCGCGCCAGTCCCCGCCCGCCCGTCGCGATCGGCGACTCCTGGTCGTACAGGAACCACTCGTCCGCTCGGAAGGGCCGGTGGAACCACATCGCGTGGTCCAGCGAGGCCATGTCGAAGCCGCGCCTGCCCCACAGCGGCTCAACCGGGAGGCGGACGGCGTCGAGGAGCGTCATGTCGCTCGCGTATGTCAGCGCGCAGGTGTGCACCAGCGGGTCGTCGCCGAGGGGCCCGACCGCGCGCATCCACACCGCGCTGCGCGGGTCCGCATCCTTGATCTCCTCCGGGGTCCAGCGCAGTCGCTCGGCATAGCGGATGTCGAAGGGCTGGCGGCGGGCCATCCGCTCCAGCGCCTCGGGCAGCGAGCCCAGATGCTCACGGATCTCCGTGGTGACCGTGGGGAGGGTCTCGGGGTCCGGGAAGTCGAGACGCGGCGGCAGCTGGTGCTCGATGCTGCCCTCCTCCGGCCGGTGGAAGGAGGCGGTCAGATTGAAGATGGTCTTGCCCTGCTGCACCGCCGTGACCCGGCGGGTGGTGAATGACCGGCCGTCCCGCACGCGCTCGACCTGGTAGACGATCGGCACCCCGGGGATGCCCGGGCGCAGGAAGTACGCGTGCAGCGAGTGGACCGGGCGTTCGCCGTCGGTGGTGCGGCCGGCCGCGACCAGCGCCTGGCCCGCCACCTGCCCGCCGAAGACCCGTTGCAGGGACTCCTCCGGGCTGCGCCCGCGGAAGATATTGACCTCGATCTGCTCCAGGTCGAGCAGATCGACCAGGCGCTCGGCCGGGTTCGTCATCGGGTGTTCTCCTGTGTTCCCAGTGTCAGAGCTGGCCGACGTCGGTGACGCGCACAACTGCCCGGCCTTCCTCGTCGGAGGCCGCCAGATCGACCTCCGCGCTGATACCCCAGTCATGGTCGCCGTTCGGGTCGGCGAAGATCTGCCGGACGCGCCACAGTCCGTGCTGCGCGTCCTCCTCGATCAGCAGCAGCTTCGGGCCCCGCGCGTCGGGCCCGGTGCCCAGGTCCTCGTACTCGTCCCAGTACTTGTCCATCGCCTCG
It includes:
- a CDS encoding acyl-CoA dehydrogenase family protein codes for the protein MAEFTLELNDDQKQVRDWLNGFAKDVIRPAAAEWDEREETPWPVIQEAAKVGIYSLDFYAQQFFDPTGLGIPMAMEELFWGDAGIALSIVGTGLAAVGVLANGTEEQIGTWIPQMYGDVDDVKVAAFCSSEPDAGSDVGAMRTRAVYDEAKDEWVLNGTKTWATNGGIAGVHVVVAVVDPEIGSKGHASFIVPPQTPGLSQGQKFKKHGIRASHTAEVVLEDVRVPGHCLLGGKEKLDERLARARERAKAGGERLKNAAMATFEASRPAVGAMAVGTARAAYEVALDYATTRSQFGRPIIDNQGIAFQLADMRTQIDAARLLVWRASWMAATGKPFTSAEGSMSKLYASETAKKVTAQAIQILGGNGFTREYPVERMHRDAAIYTIFEGTSEIQRLVIARTLSGMPIR
- a CDS encoding glutathione peroxidase — encoded protein: MTLYDIPLRTLAGEPTSLADYQGKAVLLVNVASKCGLTPQYGGLERLQKQYGDQGFSVLGVPCNQFAGQEPGSAEEIQSFCSATYGVTFPMLEKADVNGADRHPLYAELTKVADADGEAGDIQWNFEKFLIGKDGQVVARIRPTTEPEAAEVVAAIEALLAA
- a CDS encoding acyl-CoA thioesterase II; this translates as MTNPAERLVDLLDLEQIEVNIFRGRSPEESLQRVFGGQVAGQALVAAGRTTDGERPVHSLHAYFLRPGIPGVPIVYQVERVRDGRSFTTRRVTAVQQGKTIFNLTASFHRPEEGSIEHQLPPRLDFPDPETLPTVTTEIREHLGSLPEALERMARRQPFDIRYAERLRWTPEEIKDADPRSAVWMRAVGPLGDDPLVHTCALTYASDMTLLDAVRLPVEPLWGRRGFDMASLDHAMWFHRPFRADEWFLYDQESPIATGGRGLARGRIYDREGNLLVSVVQEGLFRPWRSQ